The following are from one region of the Apostichopus japonicus isolate 1M-3 chromosome 17, ASM3797524v1, whole genome shotgun sequence genome:
- the LOC139984314 gene encoding uncharacterized protein: protein MKNNIVKEHRPHVLELCNVVDSNLSMEKLDSLKDAPKCHTHPEKVAELCCKSCHSLPICMVCGAFGEHKAHDLQEVTSLAKSERKLLTDSLGTLMELKEKVYDMPRVLSEKRTKLEDNTRGREQVIKSQFEREQMQINREIDKLKNDFKMQKDTQTAILQKEISDNKKELEEKMQMLVVQHEKVCAEKTRSTDKQIKKFQKANEAEIAQKCQQLESLQSLLDEKTKLVKVHQKQSHDNIRELSDYYDNIIKRFQNLTFTASSILTTKHDWTSVQSIPDVIAAIDPLIADTERQFPSFETLGEVIEVDLDANEAIREGIAEKSMSVIQIEGFNRKCHSIQCIRYCNEAAIVTGKAERQMHITTLSAQGKILHQSFFDIYGIIRSTSICCDVLSEESIVLVSGPSQIAIYDLFKGTRCTKLMEDLVAYYPAERVVLCVAVHPIKKLVVVGTNSRALYVFNCSLQYIRTVKLPHTVTCSEEIAFKDDNFLICDRMERRAYAVSVKGCNSRIVYEFTKPRRLVDSNISPCSICVDQNGYTYILWSIYVIMSRKCTYLLVGYQPTGGEQLSSRSVDSDASCITTIVTGGEEKLILATSNSGKLYKFH, encoded by the coding sequence ATGAAGAACAACATTGTGAAAGAGCATCGTCCTCACGTCTTAGAACTGTGCAATGTGGTAGATAGCAACCTGAGTATGGAAAAGCTGGACTCACTAAAGGATGCCCCTAAGTGCCATACACATCCTGAGAAGGTGGCAGAGTTATGTTGCAAATCTTGTCACAGTTTACCGATCTGCATGGTTTGCGGAGCCTTCGGAGAGCACAAAGCACACGACCTGCAGGAAGTGACGTCATTGGCGAAATCGGAGAGGAAACTACTGACTGACAGCCTCGGGACATTGATGGAGCTGAAAGAGAAAGTCTACGATATGCCAAGAGTATTGTCTGAAAAGAGGACAAAGCTGGAAGATAACACACGTGGACGAGAGCAGGTGATCAAGTCACAGTTTGAGAGAGAACAAATGCAGATAAACAGAGAAATAGACAAACtgaaaaatgatttcaaaatgcagAAGGATACCCAAACTGCGATTCTGCAGAAAGAAATTAGCGATAATAAGAAGGAGTTGGAAGAAAAAATGCAGATGCTTGTTGTGCAACACGAGAAGGTCTGTGCCGAGAAAACAAGAAGTACTGACAAACAGATTAAGAAGTTTCAGAAAGCAAACGAAGCCGAAATTGCACAAAAATGTCAACAGCTGGAGAGCTTACAGAGTCTTCTTGATGAAAAAACGAAACTGGTGAAGGTACATCAAAAGCAAAGTCACGACAATATCAGAGAACTTTCGGACTACTATGACAACATAATCaagagatttcaaaatttgactttTACAGCGTCTAGCATTCTGACCACAAAGCATGATTGGACGAGTGTACAGAGCATTCCTGATGTAATAGCAGCTATCGATCCGTTGATTGCAGATACGGAAAGGCAATTCCCAAGTTTTGAGACGCTAGGCGAAGTGATCGAAGTAGATCTAGACGCAAACGAAGCTATTAGAGAAGGAATTGCAGAGAAGTCAATGTCTGTTATCCAAATTGAAGGATTTAATCGCAAATGTCATTCTATTCAGTGCATAAGATATTGCAATGAAGCTGCCATAGTAACTGGTAAGGCCGAAAGACAAATGCATATAACCACTTTGAGCGCTCAGGGTAAAATATTGCATCAATCATTTTTCGATATATATGGTATAATCAGATCCACCAGCATTTGCTGCGATGTATTATCAGAAGAAAGCATTGTATTGGTTAGTGGACCCAGTCAAATTGCCATTTATGATTTGTTCAAGGGCACAAGATGTACCAAACTCATGGAAGATTTGGTTGCCTATTACCCAGCAGAGAGGGTGGTCTTGTGCGTGGCAGTACATCCAATAAAGAAATTGGTAGTGGTCGGTACGAACAGCAGAGCTTTGTatgtgtttaattgttcactgcAATACATACGTACCGTCAAATTACCACATACAGTCACTTGCTCAGAGGAAATTGCTTTCAAAGACGACAATTTTCTTATCTGCGATAGAATGGAAAGGAGAGCTTATGCAGTGTCCGTGAAGGGATGTAACAGTAGGATAGTGTATGAGTTTACGAAACCGAGGAGGCTCGTTGATTCCAATATTTCGCCTTGTAGCATTTGTGTAGACCAAAATGGGTACACCTATATATTATGGTCAATATACGTCATCATGTCACGTAAATGTACTTATCTCTTAGTAGGATATCAGCCTACCGGCGGAGAGCAACTCTCGAGTCGATCAGTAGACTCTGACGCATCTTGTATTACAACTATTGTTACTGGAGGTGAAGAAAAGTTAATACTGGCAACTTCAAATTCAGGGAAACTCTACAAGTTTCATTAA
- the LOC139984303 gene encoding uncharacterized protein: protein MASNSTVLNDIDENFLLCSICLEQFKDPKLLPCLHRFCSVCLETLIGKAGEKLICPLCQQTIVVPEDGFKTDFFVNSIVEYVHFKKSLKSEIIKKCFGCTLDLAVTAYCFKCNDFLCQNCRDIHMKNNIVKEHRPHVLELCNVADSNLSMAKLDSLKDAPKCHTHPEKVAELCCKSCHSLPICMVCGAFGEHKAHDLQEVTSLAKSERKLLADSLGILMELKEKVYDMPRVMSEKRTKLEDNTRGQEQVIKSQFEREKMQINREIDKLKNDFKMQKDMQTAILQKDIRDNKKELEEKIQMLVVQHEKVCAEKTRRTDKQIKMFQKANEAEIARLCQQLESLQSLLDEKTKLVKVHQKQSHDNIRELSDYYDNIIKRFQNLTFTASSILTTKHDWTSVQSIPDVIAAIDPLIADTERQFPSFETLGEVIEVDLDAMEAIREGIVEKEMSVIQIEGFNLKFHSIQCIRYCKDAVIVAGKTEGQTHITTLSADGEILFQTFFEKYDLIRSTSACCDVLSEDSIVLVSGPSQIAIYDLFKGTRCTKLMEDVIANYPAERVVLCVAVLPIKKWVVVGTDNRALYVFNSSLQYIRTVILPDTVTYSREIAFRDDNFLICDTMKRRAYAVSVKGCNSRTVYEFTKPREIVDPDCWPCSICVDQNGYIYILWSLVYTCLVVGYQPTDGEQLSSRSVDSDASCITTAVKGGTEKLMLATYNSGKLYEFDLPWKL, encoded by the coding sequence ATGGCATCCAACTCAACCGTTTTGAATGACATTGATGAAAATTTCCTCCTCTGCTCGATTTGTCTGGAGCAGTTTAAAGACCCGAAATTACTACCCTGCCTACATCGATTTTGCAGCGTCTGCTTGGAGACACTTATAGGTAAAGCTGGCGAAAAGTTGATATGTCCACTATGTCAGCAAACCATAGTTGTTCCGGAGGACGGATTTAAGACAGATTTTTTTGTGAACAGCATTGTTGAATACGTCCACTTCAAGAAATCTTTGAAGTCGGAAATTATCAAGAAATGCTTTGGTTGTACCCTTGATCTTGCAGTTACTGCATACTGCTTTAAGTGCAACGACTTCCTCTGTCAAAATTGTCGTGATATTCATATGAAGAACAACATTGTGAAAGAGCATCGTCCTCACGTCTTGGAGCTGTGCAATGTGGCGGATAGCAACCTGAGTATGGCAAAGCTGGACTCACTAAAGGATGCCCCTAAGTGCCATACACATCCTGAGAAGGTGGCAGAGTTATGTTGCAAATCTTGTCACAGTTTACCGATCTGCATGGTTTGCGGAGCTTTTGGAGAGCACAAAGCACACGACCTGCAGGAAGTAACATCATTAGCGAAATCGGAGAGGAAACTACTGGCTGACAGCCTCGGGATATTGATGGAGCTGAAAGAGAAAGTCTACGATATGCCAAGAGTAATGTCTGAAAAGAGGACAAAGCTGGAAGATAACACACGTGGACAAGAGCAGGTGATTAAGTCGCAgtttgagagagaaaaaatgcaAATCAACAGAGAAATAGACAAACTGAAAAATGATTTTAAAATGCAGAAGGATATGCAAACTGCGATTCTGCAGAAAGATATTCGCGATAATAAGAAGGAGTTGGAAGAAAAAATACAGATGCTTGTTGTGCAACACGAGAAGGTTTGTGCTGAGAAAACAAGAAGAACCGACAAACAGATTAAGATGTTTCAGAAAGCAAACGAAGCCGAAATTGCACGACTATGTCAACAGCTGGAGAGCTTACAGAGTCTTCttgatgaaaaaacaaaactggtGAAGGTACATCAAAAGCAAAGTCACGACAATATTAGAGAACTTTCGGACTACTATGACAACATAATCaagagatttcaaaatttgactttTACAGCTTCTAGCATTCTGACCACAAAGCATGATTGGACGAGTGTACAGAGCATTCCTGATGTAATAGCAGCTATCGATCCGTTGATTGCAGATACGGAAAGACAATTCCCAAGTTTTGAGACACTAGGCGAAGTGATCGAAGTAGATCTAGACGCAATGGAAGCTATTAGAGAAGGAATTGTGGAGAAGGAAATGTCTGTCATCCAAATTGAAGGATTTAATCTCAAATTTCATTCTATTCAGTGCATAAGATATTGCAAAGATGCTGTCATAGTAGCAGGTAAGACAGAAGGACAAACGCATATAACCACTTTGAGCGCTGACGGTGAAATattgtttcaaacatttttcgAAAAATATGATTTAATCAGATCCACCAGCGCTTGCTGCGATGTATTATCAGAAGATAGCATTGTATTGGTTAGTGGACCCAGTCAAATTGCCATTTATGATTTGTTCAAGGGCACAAGATGTACTAAACTCATGGAAGATGTGATTGCCAATTACCCAGCAGAGAGGGTGGTCTTGTGCGTGGCAGTACTTCCAATAAAGAAATGGGTAGTCGTCGGTACGGACAACAGAGCTTTGTATGTGTTTAATAGTTCACTGCAATACATACGTACCGTCATATTACCAGATACAGTCACTTACTCACGGGAAATCGCTTTCAGAGACGACAATTTTCTTATCTGTGATACGATGAAAAGGAGAGCATATGCAGTGTCCGTGAAGGGTTGTAACAGTAGGACAGTGTATGAGTTTACGAAACCGAGGGAGATCGTTGATCCCGACTGTTGGCCTTGTAGCATTTGTGTAGACCAAAATGGGTACATCTATATATTATGGTCACTTGTATACACTTGTCTCGTAGTAGGATATCAACCTACCGACGGAGAGCAACTCTCGAGTCGATCAGTAGACTCTGACGCATCTTGTATCACAACTGCTGTTAAAGGAGGTACAGAAAAGTTAATGCTGGCGACTTACAATTCAGGGAAACTCTACGAGTTTGATTTACCCtggaaactttaa